The following are encoded in a window of Ruminiclostridium herbifermentans genomic DNA:
- the sigI gene encoding RNA polymerase sigma-I factor, translating to MKVEYLNQNVNYSNNINTIFEKIKNGDNVLKNKFINDYKPYILKTLSHLVGRYVDENNEEYSIGLLAFNEAIDLYDIKKNSNFFKYAEMVIRHRIIDYIRFNKKYLKDVPFSYFEDDEGFEERYLICDSFNQYEKIEIREEILLFEQQLREYGITLEELVECSPRHKDSRGLCIQIAKIIAENEILNDKLVRKRMLPLSDLMKLVNVHKRTVERNRKYIIAVTIILKSNLEGIKDFFTNTDEKGMYLQ from the coding sequence TTGAAAGTAGAATATTTGAATCAAAATGTTAACTATTCAAATAATATTAACACTATTTTTGAGAAGATAAAAAATGGTGATAATGTGCTTAAAAATAAATTCATTAATGACTATAAGCCATACATATTGAAAACATTATCCCATTTGGTTGGGAGATATGTAGACGAAAACAATGAGGAATATAGCATTGGCTTATTAGCGTTTAATGAGGCAATTGATCTTTATGATATAAAGAAGAACTCAAACTTCTTTAAATATGCAGAGATGGTTATAAGACATAGAATAATAGATTACATCAGATTCAACAAAAAGTATTTAAAAGACGTTCCATTTTCATATTTTGAGGATGATGAAGGGTTCGAAGAAAGATACCTGATATGTGATTCTTTTAATCAATATGAAAAGATTGAAATTAGAGAAGAAATATTGCTATTTGAACAGCAGTTAAGAGAATACGGAATCACTTTAGAGGAATTAGTCGAATGCTCTCCTAGACATAAAGACTCACGTGGTTTGTGCATTCAAATTGCAAAAATAATAGCTGAGAATGAGATATTAAATGATAAATTGGTAAGAAAGAGAATGTTACCTTTATCAGATTTAATGAAACTAGTTAATGTACATAAACGGACAGTTGAAAGAAATAGAAAATATATCATTGCAGTTACAATAATTTTAAAAAGCAATCTTGAGGGAATTAAAGATTTTTTTACAAATACTGATGAAAAGGGAATGTATCTTCAATAA
- a CDS encoding SH3 domain-containing protein, with the protein MFIKKIRTALIASILGLSLILGQGIACAQTWVLTVNTDGSNLNVRSGPGTNYSIIGKFANGTDVTWEDDDGKSSGDWAYVTGVSTNGKTISGYCYQWYLIHEN; encoded by the coding sequence ATGTTCATTAAGAAAATACGTACTGCTCTAATTGCTAGTATTTTAGGTTTATCCTTAATACTTGGACAAGGAATAGCATGTGCTCAAACATGGGTTCTAACAGTTAACACAGATGGCTCTAATTTAAATGTACGTAGTGGTCCAGGAACAAATTACTCAATAATAGGAAAGTTTGCAAATGGAACTGATGTAACTTGGGAAGATGATGATGGTAAATCATCTGGTGACTGGGCATATGTAACTGGAGTATCAACTAATGGTAAAACTATATCAGGTTATTGTTATCAATGGTACTTAATACATGAGAATTAA
- a CDS encoding protein kinase domain-containing protein: MFDIGSTVDDRFKVLEIIGEGVTSYVLKVYDFHLNREFALKVLKPQITSNYIEHIIRFKKEAAIINSFDHPNIVKTYGIGEFNGFPYVIMELLNGNNLSSKLIDNKPIKINEALEIALYIAKALEYVHGKGIIHRDIKPANIFITENEADYSKSVKVLDFGVSILMDSTELKTPLAIAGTWAYMSPEAIGIVNKVLDERSDIYSFGILVYHMFTGKAPISGDDINTIIHMHAAFNPPNPSEVNPEIDSTLEKIILRLIAKDPEQRYSTISGFIYDLNRYINGGRNFNIGCKDKKKRVSSYISMIERERETQMLIEAITNASNRKGSTVLIAGESGVGKSRLVREIRSYVYKNNGLFLKGRCINNENKNPYQPFKDIIDDYINKYIDYDTDVQFAETKRLRNVLGTLGGCITTLNPRAVRILGETDHLSSLEPARELKRFLITVTDFFLNLVPENRFCVILIDDLQWADSGSLNILEEIVKRVFKSNLLIVGTFRDDEVAENSGIKKIYMKNATSQAIQLIKLYPLSHEGIGKLVELGIGKYIDDLPGFSKYVYIKSGGNPLYATNLIRTLEENSILVFEEDRWILNWEALNDFDLPENIVGIVLKRLAKISSNQRSILEKAAIIGRNFDAGILEMLSGIGWTELVNILDKISEIQIIEPLAPKGMYKFTHDRIRDAVLEKMHVEERRKLHYNLAEILENLSEGDKERYFFDIVHHYIKSCDRKKALKYVIPAAYKSKESFATEDALRYFKLAEEYMEQDKQLSPKDFIYIYNDMVEAYIIVGDSDKAVHIAKKILPFYENVLDRAKILSKIGSAYLKKGNFKEGQTYLIEALNLLGEEIPNDKINLRFALVKEYLKLVLYNIFFVSTIFNRSEKDFSEEEKEKLIIFYPLCWSYAVSNPSKIRLISIKGKNIVRRRLAGNREICVLYTGYAMQNAINGNYKRAMKFHEIALQMKKELGDKYGIAHSLQLIAYVHLWQGNYQRSMDSVMESTELFKQVGDVWEYSANLGILGSIYHYTGNYAKACERYNQYIEMSNNIENYYGICFGKARLAWCYIEKGEYEKAMVVANQSIEIGENEKLWYPYCLAIYCVGVIHCEKKEYQKAVEYFERAVEIDKKYSLNKESIGNAYVMLAQTYLALLKSTHTLRKDFNNKELSKVLKACIVAMNITRIWPNIYGASLRVMAGYYALRKKNRISEKLYKKSIRHYKAMNRRYELGYSLFEYAGFLKNIKRENDYHRNIKKAYDIFAEIGAKEYIKKCDEAIGCNLEKFYGHNEDKNIDLLIASNKFDAIVRTGRVISSILDIDILLEKIMDNAIELLGAQRGIVLLYPEKGEKKLEVNVVRNINGYEITNSSYELSKKIISQVEKELKPIIIYDALADSQLNMQHSVISQEIRSVICAPIINKKELLGVIYLDNKLMSGLFDEEDKKALELICSQAGVSIENARLYKRLKKYSEEIEKWSFTLEQKVCERTEQLNKKNEELEYMIKQLREYTKVVEELAAEKERNRMARDLHDTLGYAMTLIITQLEVCSRTCLEDPKKAVEKIDAVNHTAKAGLRELRRSIKGFGPKDLEENNLINSLRKLVIDYSYLGIEIDLNIDDDRTRFLSEYNEIIYRICQEAITNAVRHGKAKKVIISLVIEKDSIRLFIIDNGIGSSHIKKGMGLIGMEQRVKAVNGKLIYGSSGEGGFNLNVYIPLEEEVHCD, from the coding sequence GTGTTTGATATTGGAAGTACAGTAGATGATAGATTTAAGGTTTTGGAAATAATCGGAGAAGGAGTAACCAGTTATGTTCTGAAGGTTTATGACTTTCATTTGAACAGGGAATTTGCTTTAAAGGTATTAAAGCCTCAGATTACATCTAACTACATAGAACATATTATACGATTTAAAAAGGAAGCTGCTATTATCAATAGTTTTGATCACCCCAATATCGTAAAAACCTATGGTATTGGAGAATTTAACGGATTTCCTTATGTAATTATGGAATTACTTAATGGAAATAATCTATCTTCTAAATTAATTGACAACAAACCCATAAAAATAAATGAGGCTTTAGAAATAGCTCTATATATCGCAAAGGCACTTGAATATGTACATGGTAAGGGAATTATCCATAGAGATATTAAGCCAGCTAATATATTTATTACTGAGAACGAAGCAGATTACTCCAAAAGTGTTAAGGTTCTTGATTTTGGCGTATCTATTTTAATGGATTCAACAGAACTGAAAACCCCATTAGCCATAGCAGGCACATGGGCATATATGTCACCTGAGGCTATTGGAATTGTAAATAAAGTGTTAGACGAGAGAAGTGATATATATTCTTTTGGAATATTAGTTTATCATATGTTTACAGGTAAAGCTCCTATTTCTGGAGATGATATAAATACAATTATTCACATGCATGCGGCCTTTAATCCACCGAATCCAAGTGAAGTTAATCCGGAGATTGATAGTACCCTAGAAAAGATTATTTTAAGGCTTATAGCTAAGGATCCAGAACAACGATATTCAACGATATCAGGCTTTATTTATGATTTAAACAGATACATAAATGGTGGAAGAAATTTCAATATTGGTTGTAAAGATAAGAAGAAAAGAGTTAGCTCTTATATCAGTATGATAGAACGTGAGCGGGAAACTCAGATGCTTATAGAGGCGATAACAAATGCTTCTAATAGAAAGGGAAGTACAGTATTAATTGCAGGTGAATCAGGTGTTGGAAAAAGTAGATTAGTGAGAGAAATAAGAAGCTATGTTTATAAAAATAATGGGCTGTTTCTAAAGGGAAGATGTATAAATAATGAAAACAAAAATCCTTATCAGCCCTTTAAAGATATAATAGATGATTATATAAACAAATATATTGATTATGATACTGATGTTCAGTTTGCGGAGACAAAACGGTTAAGAAATGTTTTAGGAACTTTGGGTGGATGCATAACCACATTAAATCCTCGCGCTGTAAGAATATTAGGTGAAACTGACCATTTATCTTCTTTAGAACCAGCTCGAGAACTCAAAAGGTTTTTGATAACAGTAACTGACTTTTTTTTGAATTTAGTTCCTGAAAATAGATTTTGCGTGATTTTAATTGATGACCTTCAGTGGGCCGATTCAGGTTCACTAAATATTTTGGAGGAAATTGTAAAGAGAGTTTTTAAGTCAAATCTTTTGATTGTTGGTACTTTTAGAGATGATGAGGTGGCGGAAAATAGCGGAATCAAAAAAATATACATGAAAAATGCTACGTCACAAGCCATTCAGCTTATAAAGCTGTATCCTCTAAGCCACGAGGGGATAGGAAAGCTAGTTGAGTTAGGTATTGGAAAATATATAGATGATTTGCCTGGTTTTTCAAAATACGTATATATAAAATCTGGAGGAAATCCTTTATATGCAACTAATTTGATTAGAACTCTGGAAGAAAATTCGATATTAGTTTTTGAAGAAGATAGATGGATATTAAATTGGGAAGCGCTTAATGATTTTGATTTACCTGAAAATATTGTAGGTATTGTACTTAAAAGATTGGCAAAAATATCATCTAATCAGCGCAGCATTCTAGAAAAAGCGGCTATTATAGGAAGAAATTTTGATGCTGGCATTTTAGAGATGCTTTCTGGTATAGGATGGACAGAACTTGTTAATATTTTAGACAAAATTAGTGAAATACAAATTATAGAACCTTTAGCCCCAAAAGGCATGTACAAATTTACTCATGATCGCATAAGAGATGCAGTTCTAGAAAAAATGCATGTTGAGGAGAGGAGAAAACTACATTATAATCTGGCGGAAATCTTGGAGAATTTAAGTGAGGGTGATAAAGAGCGCTACTTCTTTGACATTGTACATCACTATATAAAGAGTTGTGATAGAAAAAAGGCTCTAAAATATGTTATTCCTGCTGCTTATAAATCAAAAGAATCATTTGCAACTGAGGATGCATTACGATACTTTAAATTAGCTGAGGAATATATGGAACAAGATAAACAACTCAGCCCAAAAGACTTCATATACATATATAATGATATGGTAGAGGCATATATTATTGTTGGTGACAGTGATAAGGCTGTACATATTGCAAAGAAAATACTGCCATTTTATGAAAATGTACTTGATAGAGCAAAAATTTTAAGTAAGATTGGTTCTGCTTATTTGAAAAAAGGCAATTTTAAAGAGGGACAAACCTATCTTATTGAGGCACTCAATCTTCTTGGAGAAGAAATACCTAATGATAAGATAAATCTGAGATTTGCGCTTGTAAAGGAATATTTAAAGTTAGTTTTATACAATATATTTTTTGTAAGTACTATATTTAATAGAAGTGAAAAGGATTTTAGCGAAGAAGAAAAAGAAAAACTTATTATATTTTACCCCTTGTGCTGGTCATATGCTGTTAGTAATCCTAGTAAAATAAGGCTTATTTCAATAAAGGGTAAGAATATAGTTAGAAGGAGATTGGCTGGAAACAGAGAAATTTGTGTACTCTATACGGGCTATGCCATGCAAAATGCCATAAATGGAAACTATAAAAGAGCAATGAAATTTCATGAAATTGCTTTGCAGATGAAAAAGGAACTTGGTGATAAATATGGTATTGCTCATAGTTTGCAGCTTATTGCATATGTACACTTGTGGCAAGGCAACTATCAACGTTCTATGGACTCGGTGATGGAGTCTACGGAGTTATTTAAACAAGTTGGTGATGTATGGGAATATTCTGCAAACTTAGGCATTCTTGGCTCTATATATCATTATACTGGCAACTATGCAAAAGCTTGTGAAAGATATAATCAGTATATTGAAATGTCTAATAATATTGAAAATTATTATGGTATTTGCTTTGGGAAAGCAAGGCTTGCATGGTGCTATATAGAAAAGGGAGAGTATGAAAAGGCCATGGTAGTTGCTAATCAGTCAATTGAGATTGGAGAGAATGAGAAACTATGGTATCCTTACTGTTTAGCGATATATTGTGTAGGAGTTATACATTGTGAAAAGAAAGAATATCAAAAGGCTGTAGAGTATTTTGAAAGAGCAGTTGAGATTGACAAAAAGTATAGTCTGAATAAGGAAAGTATAGGAAATGCTTATGTAATGCTAGCCCAGACATACTTGGCGTTATTGAAATCAACGCATACATTGCGAAAGGATTTTAATAATAAAGAATTAAGCAAAGTTTTAAAAGCATGTATTGTTGCTATGAATATTACTCGCATATGGCCTAATATTTATGGTGCTTCATTAAGAGTCATGGCAGGATACTATGCTTTAAGAAAGAAGAATAGGATTTCTGAAAAGTTATATAAAAAAAGTATTAGACACTATAAAGCAATGAATAGGAGATATGAACTAGGATACAGTTTGTTTGAATACGCAGGTTTTCTTAAAAACATTAAAAGGGAAAATGACTATCATAGAAATATCAAAAAAGCCTATGATATATTTGCTGAAATAGGGGCTAAAGAGTACATAAAAAAATGCGACGAAGCAATAGGATGCAATTTAGAAAAATTCTATGGACATAATGAAGACAAAAATATAGATTTGCTGATTGCAAGCAATAAATTTGATGCTATTGTTAGGACAGGCCGTGTTATAAGTTCAATATTAGATATTGACATACTGCTTGAAAAAATAATGGATAATGCTATCGAGTTATTAGGAGCACAGAGGGGTATTGTGCTGCTCTATCCAGAGAAAGGCGAAAAAAAGCTTGAAGTAAATGTTGTACGAAATATTAATGGTTATGAAATAACAAATTCATCATATGAGTTAAGTAAAAAAATTATTTCACAGGTTGAAAAGGAGTTAAAACCTATTATCATTTATGATGCATTGGCGGATAGTCAACTAAATATGCAGCACAGTGTTATTTCTCAGGAAATTAGATCTGTTATTTGTGCTCCAATTATAAATAAAAAAGAACTTTTAGGAGTAATTTATCTCGATAATAAGCTAATGTCAGGATTATTTGATGAGGAAGACAAAAAGGCTTTAGAGTTGATTTGCAGTCAGGCAGGAGTATCAATTGAAAATGCGCGCCTTTATAAACGCTTGAAAAAATATTCCGAGGAGATTGAGAAGTGGAGTTTTACCCTTGAACAAAAAGTCTGTGAAAGGACGGAGCAGTTAAATAAAAAGAACGAAGAACTTGAATATATGATCAAGCAATTAAGAGAGTATACAAAAGTAGTTGAGGAATTGGCTGCCGAAAAAGAAAGGAATAGGATGGCCAGGGACCTTCATGATACACTAGGTTATGCTATGACCTTAATAATAACACAACTTGAGGTTTGCAGCAGGACATGCCTTGAAGACCCTAAAAAGGCAGTGGAAAAAATAGATGCTGTAAATCATACTGCAAAGGCAGGACTAAGAGAATTAAGAAGATCGATTAAGGGTTTTGGACCTAAAGATCTTGAAGAAAATAATTTAATTAATTCTCTACGAAAACTAGTTATAGATTATAGTTATTTAGGAATAGAAATAGACCTGAATATTGACGACGATAGAACTAGATTTTTATCTGAATATAACGAGATTATATATAGAATTTGTCAAGAGGCTATTACAAATGCTGTACGTCACGGAAAAGCGAAAAAGGTAATAATATCACTTGTTATTGAAAAGGATTCTATTAGACTTTTTATAATAGACAATGGCATTGGCAGTAGTCATATAAAAAAAGGCATGGGGTTAATTGGAATGGAACAAAGGGTTAAAGCGGTTAATGGAAAACTTATTTATGGTTCTAGCGGTGAAGGTGGATTTAATTTGAATGTTTATATTCCTTTAGAAGAGGAGGTTCATTGCGATTGA
- a CDS encoding response regulator transcription factor, with amino-acid sequence MLITEDKRLIGEGFKFIIESDEEINVVGLALNGYEALEMCKIHKPDLVLMDLKMPCCDGIEGTKLIKSFSANIKVLVLTTFDDDEMVSAALKNGADGYILKDINAEKLISTIKGTVEGLNVIDENVYQNIVNKFNQPDNQKPEYALTDREIKLIELVVYGKSNKEIAANLNITEGRVKNIITSILSKLGLSDRTSLAVYAVKNKYINKRFESDNVL; translated from the coding sequence GTGCTGATTACAGAGGATAAGCGGTTAATAGGCGAAGGGTTTAAATTTATTATTGAGAGTGATGAAGAGATTAATGTTGTTGGACTAGCTTTGAATGGTTATGAGGCACTTGAGATGTGTAAAATACACAAACCAGATCTTGTGCTTATGGACTTGAAAATGCCTTGTTGCGACGGAATTGAAGGAACGAAATTGATAAAGTCTTTTTCAGCTAACATAAAGGTTCTTGTTCTTACAACGTTTGATGACGATGAAATGGTGTCGGCAGCTCTTAAAAATGGTGCTGATGGATACATTCTGAAGGATATAAATGCAGAGAAATTGATATCTACTATAAAAGGTACTGTAGAAGGTCTTAATGTTATTGATGAGAATGTTTATCAGAATATAGTTAATAAGTTTAACCAGCCTGATAATCAGAAACCAGAATATGCATTGACAGATAGAGAAATAAAGTTAATAGAGTTAGTGGTTTATGGGAAAAGCAATAAGGAAATAGCTGCTAATCTTAATATTACAGAGGGGAGAGTTAAGAATATTATCACAAGTATACTAAGTAAGCTTGGACTTTCGGATAGAACCTCTTTAGCAGTGTATGCTGTGAAGAATAAGTATATAAATAAAAGGTTTGAGTCTGATAATGTATTATAA
- a CDS encoding D-alanyl-D-alanine carboxypeptidase family protein encodes MPEVKFKYQDEAFVYPKLIDAINKLCEYKGKSCTCTSGYRSLEKQKIINAQVLAQHKNQGAYQLPNGAVYTPDGKCWASAYGKSNHCYCIAMDIGDSWFENLANTQLKQFGLVKTMTHEPWHVTLIELVGISENKKKFIRDTVLKGVSKDMNVKEFQVFAGLECDGIAGSKTKAKAKEVLQCCQKILGLNYQTAEEVIKDCMTKPENWLDKLKTIPYFSDFIMNIVRKMGGKK; translated from the coding sequence ATGCCGGAAGTAAAGTTTAAATACCAAGATGAAGCTTTTGTATATCCAAAACTTATTGACGCAATAAACAAACTATGTGAATACAAAGGTAAAAGCTGTACATGCACTAGTGGTTACAGAAGTTTAGAAAAACAAAAGATTATTAATGCTCAAGTATTAGCTCAACATAAAAATCAAGGAGCTTATCAATTACCTAATGGAGCTGTTTATACCCCAGATGGTAAGTGTTGGGCTTCTGCTTATGGTAAATCCAACCATTGCTATTGTATCGCTATGGATATAGGCGATTCATGGTTTGAGAATTTAGCAAATACACAACTAAAACAGTTTGGCTTAGTTAAAACAATGACACATGAGCCTTGGCATGTAACGCTTATTGAGCTGGTGGGTATAAGCGAAAACAAGAAAAAATTTATTAGAGATACAGTTTTGAAGGGGGTAAGCAAGGACATGAATGTAAAGGAATTTCAAGTATTTGCTGGTCTAGAATGTGATGGAATTGCTGGTTCTAAAACTAAGGCTAAAGCTAAAGAGGTTCTACAGTGTTGCCAAAAGATTTTAGGTTTAAATTATCAGACAGCGGAAGAGGTTATAAAAGATTGCATGACAAAGCCAGAAAATTGGTTGGATAAACTAAAAACCATACCATATTTTAGTGATTTTATCATGAATATTGTAAGAAAAATGGGAGGTAAAAAATAA
- a CDS encoding DNA adenine methylase has protein sequence MNSFIGWIGGKKLLRKEIVSRFPEKFDRYVEVFGGAGWVLFQSEKHADMEVYNDYNSDLVNLYRCIKYHCQELQRELSYMLNSRELFDDFKAQYNARGMTDIQRAARFFMIIKSSYGCNARTYGCVKRDISVTVQYLSAIQERLSKVTIENKDFENLVKVYDKPDALFYLDPPYYGTEKYYQSQFTQDDHERLYAVLKDIKGKFILSYNDCEYVWNHYENFHIEAIERNNNLTARYSDKDKRYGEVIISNY, from the coding sequence ATGAATAGTTTTATTGGTTGGATTGGTGGAAAAAAGCTTTTAAGAAAAGAAATAGTAAGCAGATTCCCAGAGAAATTTGATAGGTATGTAGAAGTATTTGGAGGAGCTGGCTGGGTCTTGTTTCAAAGTGAGAAGCATGCAGATATGGAAGTATACAATGACTACAATAGTGATTTGGTAAATTTATACCGATGTATAAAATATCATTGCCAGGAACTGCAGAGAGAACTCTCATATATGCTAAATTCAAGAGAGCTCTTTGATGATTTTAAAGCTCAGTATAATGCAAGAGGAATGACAGATATACAAAGAGCAGCAAGATTCTTTATGATAATAAAATCAAGCTATGGTTGTAATGCTCGTACATATGGTTGTGTCAAAAGGGATATATCAGTAACAGTTCAATATCTGTCTGCTATCCAGGAGAGGCTTTCAAAAGTAACTATTGAAAATAAGGATTTTGAAAATTTGGTTAAGGTTTACGACAAGCCAGATGCGCTTTTTTATTTAGATCCACCTTATTATGGAACAGAGAAATATTATCAGTCTCAGTTTACGCAAGATGATCATGAACGCCTTTACGCTGTGCTGAAGGACATTAAAGGGAAATTTATACTGTCCTATAATGATTGTGAGTATGTCTGGAACCATTATGAGAATTTCCATATTGAAGCGATTGAAAGAAATAATAATCTTACAGCCAGATATTCTGACAAGGATAAAAGGTATGGTGAAGTTATAATTAGTAACTATTAA
- a CDS encoding PepSY domain-containing protein, with the protein MHNYGYRNSYYPTLWDNYWRSYRINAESAIQIALSQVPGQVLKVELDYDDGLLVYEIYIRTTHGIYEVNVNALTGQILKVEKEYD; encoded by the coding sequence GTGCATAACTATGGTTATAGAAATAGTTACTATCCTACTTTATGGGATAATTATTGGAGAAGTTACAGAATTAATGCTGAATCAGCTATTCAGATCGCTTTAAGTCAAGTTCCTGGTCAAGTCCTAAAGGTCGAATTAGATTATGATGATGGATTATTAGTTTACGAAATTTATATTCGTACAACTCATGGTATATACGAAGTAAATGTTAACGCGTTAACAGGACAGATTTTAAAAGTAGAAAAAGAGTATGATTAG
- a CDS encoding CD1375 family protein, whose product MAKIYYDLIKSGLKTINDVPERWRASVQALLDADLIGQDY is encoded by the coding sequence ATGGCTAAGATTTATTATGATTTAATAAAAAGCGGTTTAAAAACTATAAATGATGTGCCTGAAAGATGGAGGGCAAGCGTACAGGCATTACTAGATGCAGACTTAATAGGACAGGATTATTAA
- a CDS encoding GNAT family N-acetyltransferase, whose translation MAKWLLYTLTKGYGSIKDNHITRVYVSPEFQGKGYGSYIMDCMEKEISKKYDRVILDASLPGCSLYSRKRL comes from the coding sequence ATGGCAAAATGGTTACTATATACTTTAACAAAGGGATATGGCAGTATTAAAGATAACCATATAACTAGAGTCTATGTTTCCCCAGAGTTTCAAGGGAAAGGCTATGGAAGTTACATAATGGATTGTATGGAAAAGGAAATAAGCAAAAAGTATGATAGAGTTATACTGGATGCATCATTACCTGGATGTTCGTTATATTCTCGCAAGAGGCTATAA